Within the Pseudovibrio brasiliensis genome, the region TTACGGTGCGGAGCTTGATGCATCACTTGTCACGCGGACGACATCTGGCCCCAATGCTGAAGCTCGTATGAAGAACATCGCCTTAACCCCTTGCATCCAGTACTGAGACTACAAATGACCGGTTATAAGACTGTATATTTCACTGATGATAGTGGTGTTTATGTAGGGGCTGGACTTGCTCAGGAAAGCCCGCGGCAACCTGGTAAATGGATGTTGCCGCAAGGGGCTGTATTAGATGCTCCACCTGAAATCCCATCTGGTATGGCAGCACTTCGCAAAGACGAGACATGGTGCCTGGTTCCTGATAACCGAGGTGAAATCTGGTTTGATAAGGATGGTAATGAGGTCGAGATCCAAGAGGTTGGTGACCCTTTCGAAAAGAATTTAACACGTGAGTCGGCCTCGCTTGTTAAAGAGCCAGATAAGCAAAGCGTTCGGGATTATGCTGAGTTTTTGATCGAACAAGGAACGCTGATCAATGGCGTTATGTTTCGGACAAATGCTGAATCTGTAAACCGCTTGCGCGAAATGTTGGATGCATACGACGCAGGTTTGCCAGAAGCGTTGAACTTTCAGGCACTTACTGCAAACGGTGAGATGCTTGAGCTTGATACGCGTGAAAAGGTGGTAGGCCTTTATCATGCTGCAATCCGGTATCGGGCAGGGATTGTGACCCGGTCTGCAGAAATCCAGAAACTGGCTTCAATCCCTGATCCTGAGCAAACGGCTCTATGGGATTTGTCAAAGCCGCTTGAAAATATTTTAGATGATTTGCAAATCTAAGGCTTCTTAAAAACTGAAGCCTCACCTGCCCGCACGGCTTTGCCGGAGCGGGTTTTTTGCTGAACTTTGCGAAGAGATGACGCCTCGAACTTTGGTTTCTTGACGGCGTTTCTCTTCTAGTTGTGACTATCCAGGAGATTGGATTATGGCTGTTACGCCCAATCTGAACTTACCGCTGCTCGACAGTGAAGAAAAAGTCTCTGAAGATCATTTAAAGATCAATCAGTTTGTCGAGGCATTGGATGCACGTTTAGGTGAGTTTGCCACAACAGTGGCCGGGCTTGCGACTGCTGGTCACTCGCATGATATGGCAAAGATCTCCGGTCTTGCAGATGCTTTAGAACTGCTGGCAGCGAGAGACCACAGCCATAAACTTGATGAGCTGGCGGATGTGGATGTTACGGAAGCTCCAGATGGCAAGATCTTGCAAAAAATTGCTGGCAAATGGGGGCTTGGAGAGCGGAGTTATTCGGTTTCTGAGATCAATAGTCTCTTCCAGACGCAAAAGCATCCTTTAAGCGATATTGTTGGACTTGAAGACCTCCTCGCGAAGTTTGCTAATACCACCAAGAACACAAAATTTGAGAAGGGTCTCTCTGTTACGAATGGAGACCTCTATCTCAATAACAAGTCGATCATCGCCAATGATGAGAATGGTGAATTTGCGGAGCGAACTGGCAGCAATATCGACTCTATCCGGCATGATGATGCGGCCAATGCCTGGCATTTCATCTCTGATGGTAGGATCAATGAACGCGGAAATGCCAATCTTCTCGCCAGACGCGTGGATCTGATCGATGACAACATAAATCTGACTTCATCGCATCAGTGGCTTAATCGGGCGCTTTGTCTGTCGAAGCACACTCACGCAATTGACGAAAATCGTTCAAGCTCCGTTTCCCTTTTCGAGAACAGGCAATACCCGCCGAGTAATGCGGATGCTGAGAAGAGGTTTTACAAACGCGGCCTTTTTGCGATCGCCGATGAAGAAGCTCCGGCTGGATCAGGTCTGACTTATGAACTGAAGGGCGTTGAGGGACTGGCTCGTCTGAAGGGGGGAGCATCTGTCCACGCGATGATCGGCGGAACATCTTACAGTGGAACGTACGAAGACAGTACAGGATCAGTTGAGTATCTTTATGGTCACCGTGCTGGTGCATGGGTGAATGGAAGCGGTCGTGTCGAGAACTTGCGCGGTGTTTACACGTCAGTTAATCCAAATCATGATCAGGCAATTATCAAGAATGTTCTCGGTACAGCCATTCATATGGACTATGACGGTGGTACGATTGAAACAAAGCCAATCGCACTTCACATAAACTTTGATGGTGACTGGGATGGCCAGGAACGCATCGGGATTGCACAATATCAAGTCCAGTCAAATTATTTGACAGGCAAAACCTATATTGAAGGTCAAGAGGTTCTTCATGAGGGGAACTCTGAGGCCGCCATCTCTAAGATTGCTTTTACAACCCCTCGAAAAATCTCTCGA harbors:
- a CDS encoding glycine-rich domain-containing protein; translated protein: MAVTPNLNLPLLDSEEKVSEDHLKINQFVEALDARLGEFATTVAGLATAGHSHDMAKISGLADALELLAARDHSHKLDELADVDVTEAPDGKILQKIAGKWGLGERSYSVSEINSLFQTQKHPLSDIVGLEDLLAKFANTTKNTKFEKGLSVTNGDLYLNNKSIIANDENGEFAERTGSNIDSIRHDDAANAWHFISDGRINERGNANLLARRVDLIDDNINLTSSHQWLNRALCLSKHTHAIDENRSSSVSLFENRQYPPSNADAEKRFYKRGLFAIADEEAPAGSGLTYELKGVEGLARLKGGASVHAMIGGTSYSGTYEDSTGSVEYLYGHRAGAWVNGSGRVENLRGVYTSVNPNHDQAIIKNVLGTAIHMDYDGGTIETKPIALHINFDGDWDGQERIGIAQYQVQSNYLTGKTYIEGQEVLHEGNSEAAISKIAFTTPRKISRVYRSAQDITLDLEADSNYEVWVIGGGGGNETDRSGQGGAGGVSTIYLDRDTYKGKTFSAIVGAGGNSSSSSSSVHGGGASSFVGHGVNVQATGGGEGHGSNAYSGEGTGGHVNVPRSRRFNNGGTPSSSYGQAGLSGDGQAGAIVVNYYYNRYAPPTPAENYYQVP